Part of the Ghiorsea bivora genome is shown below.
GGTCAAATAATAAGGATCAACACCAATACAGTGTCCGCCAACCAAACCCGGTTTAAAAGGTAAAAAATTCCACTTACTGCCTGCCGCATCCAACACATCTTGGGTATCAATGTCCATTTTATCAAAAATGACAGCAAGCTCATTCATCAAGGCAATATTTAAATCGCGCTGGGTATTTTCAATCACCTTTGCGGCTTCTGCGACTTTAATGGTTGGAGCGCGATACACACCTGCTTCAATGACTTGCTCATACAGCTGTGCAACTTGCTCTAAAGTGTGTTCATCTTGCCCTGAAACGACCTTCACAATGGTCTCAAGCCTATGCACTTTATCACCAGGGTTCACCCGCTCAGGAGAGTAACCAACTTTAAAACCCTCCCCGCACTTCAACCCAGATTCTTTTTCCAAAATAGGAACACACACATCTTCCGTCACCCCAGGGTAGACTGTAGATTCAAAAATCACAATTGTCCCTTGTTTAAGGTTTTGACCCACCATGGCCGTTGCATTTTTTACTGCTGTTAAATCAGGTTGATGCGCCCTATCTACGGGTGTAGGCACTGCAACAACCACAAACGCTGCCTGCTTAATATCTTTAGCATTGGTCGAATAACTAAGGTATTCTGCTTGGGAAAACAACACCTTATCCATTTCCCCTGTTGGGTCATAACCCTGCTGGTACGCCTTGATTTTATCATGCGATATTTCGAAACCTACAGTGTTCATCACCCGACCAAAAGCCAGCGCCAAAGGAAGCCCTACATAACCCAAACCTACAACCGCAACAGTCTTTCCCTGCATGACACCATCCCACTCTCAATGTACTTCAAAAATAAAACAGGCGGGCATTGCCCGCCTGTTTAACTTACTGCTTTTTAAGTTAATGCTTTTGATCCACCGTTAAACCATCAGCAATTTTTTGTAACTTCTTATCACCAACACCTTTAACAGCTGTTAATCCAGCCACACTAGAAAAATTACCATGTTCTGTTCTGTAGGCAACAATAGCCGCTGCAGTTTTCGGACCAACACCCTTAACCATTTCCAATTGTGCTGCCGTTGCAGTATTCACATTGACCATATCCCCAGCATATACTTCACCAGCCAACATCATTGACATTAAAAACATCAAAACAACCATTATTTTTTTCATTATCATCTCCCCTTCCCTCTTTATCTAGACAAAGCATAAACGATTGTTATCTAGCGTCAAGCCATCAATAAGGCTCAAGTTAAGGGACTTGTCGGGCGTTGCCAACTGACTTGCCCATCGGATTCAATGGCTACCCGCATCACAAGCCCTAGGGCTACCAGCATACTTAATAGCGCAGATCCACCATAACTAATAAAGGGTAAAGGCACGCCAACCACAGGCAACATGCCTGAAACCATACCAATATTCACAAAAACATATAATGTAAAGATAGATGCTATACCCACACATGCTAAACCTGCAAAACGGCTATGCGCACGAAGTGCAATGGTTAATATTCGTGTTATCAAAACCCCATACAACAAAAACAATACCGATGATGCCATCAGCCCACCTTCCTCTGCCAACACGGCAAAAATAAAATCGGTGTGTTGCTCTGGTAAAAAGTGTAACCGTGACTGACTTCCTTCAAGATAACCCTTACCAAAAATGCCCCCTGAACCAATGGCAATAGATGATTGAATCACATGATAACCTTTACCTAAAGGGTCCAACTCGGGGTTAAGAAAACTCAGCACTCTGCCCTTTTGATAGTCCAACATATTGTGCCACAAAACATAGAGTGCGATAGGGCTAACTGCCACTAGACCTAAAAACCACTTCCAAGGGAAACCTGCCATCAAAATAATCGCTGAAGCCGCCAAACACAACACTAACGCTGTACCTAAATCAGGCTGAATCACAATCAAACCTGCTGGCACCCCCACAAACATTAAAGCAGCGCCAAGCGCTCTCAAAGATGATGCTTCACGCATCGCAAACCAATAAGCCAAAAGTAAGACCAGCGCCCACTTCATCAACTCTGATGGTTGAATATTGGCAAAACCCAAGTTAATCCAACGCCTTGCCCCCATTTGCACATCCCCCACAAAGGGTACCAACATCAGCATCAACAAAGCGAACAAATATACAGGCCATACCAACATACCCACCATACGAATCGGAATAAAACACATCGCTGTAAATGCCCCAATACCAAGCAGCCAGTATACCCCCTGCTTATACCAAATGGATAAATCTCCAGCATGCACAGCCCCATATAACGTTGCCATCCCAATCACGGCAAGAGACAGTAAACACAAAAGTAACACACGGTCTAAGCGCTGAAATATATTCATGGGCTAACCTGCTCATGAATAACACGCTGTTTTTCTGCCCAAGCATCGATAACCGCACGTGCGACAGGCGCCGCAGAACTGCCACCATGCCCGCCATGCTCTACAAATACTGCTATTGCAATTTCAGGGTTTTCAAAAGGCGCATAACCCATAAACCAGGCGTGATCTTGATGATTCGCCGCATCCGATGATGTTCTTGCTTCATCATTTGCCATCATCACCACTTGTGCCGTACCCGTTTTGCCTGCAACCGTCCATTTTGCGCGCGATAATGCGCGGTGAGCCGTGCCTCTCGGGTCTGCAACCACATCACGCATCGCCTGACGCACTATTTTTAAATGACTTGCTTTAATATCTAGTGTTCGCACAACATGTATCGGTTTATTCTTCTCCACCAAAGGTCGTAAAATCTTACCACCATTAGCAATAGCAGCCGCAAACCTTGCCATCTGTATAGGTGTTACTGTCACTGCACCTTGTCCAATAGCTGTAATCATCGTTTCTCCACGGTACCAGCTTCTTCTCCCCATACCAGGTCGCTCTTTGGGCAAAAGACCTTTAGATTCAGGTGGCAAATGAATACCGGTTCGTTCTCCAAACCCCCACATCTTGGCTTCTTGGGTTAACCGACTCATACCCAGTGCATCACCCATTTCATAAAAATATACATCACAAGAGTGAACAAGTGCATCATGCATATCAACATGACCATGCCCTTGTTTCTTCCAGCAGCGAATTTTGCGGTCGGCAAGCTCAATATAACCTGGGCATTGGGTTGAGCCCCTTGCCAATTTTAAACCTTGGGCTAAACCTGCAAAGCTCGGTATCATCTTAAAAGTCGACCCGGGTGGATACGCAGCTTGCGTTGTGCGGTTTAAAAGCGGGCGCTGCACATCATTCAGCCATGCATTCCACTGTGCTGTTTCAAGCCCCGTTATAAACTTATTACTATCATATCCAGGCTGACTCAATAACGTTAATACTTCTCCAGTATGAACATCCATCACCACCACAGCACCCGTTCGTTTGCCCAATGCTTTGGCAGCTACATTTTGCAATTCCACATCTAAGCTTAGCTGAATATTCTCACCTGTAATGGGAGCAATTGTCTTTAATAACGCTACCCGCCGACCTTTGGCATCCACTTCTTCATGCCTATAACCCAAATGACCATGCAACCGTTTCTCAAAAATACGCTCAAGGCCACTGCGTCCAACATATTCCATACGCAAGTATCCTTCTTTAATGTCCACATCTCGAACCAGAGATAAATAACCTACCATGTGTGATGTTTGTATCGCATGCGGATAATAGCGATGGGTACCTGCCACCACATCCACGCCAGAAAACTTGTGTAAACGCGCCGCAAGTGGTGCAACGGTTGACCATGTCAATTGGTCCATGAGCAAAACAGCCCTGTCAGAACGTGCGCGATGAACGCGTTTCTGCATGCGTTGAATTTGTTTGTCTGACCAACCTAACAATTGTTGCAGTGAAGAAAAAACTGATGTTAAAT
Proteins encoded:
- a CDS encoding nucleotide sugar dehydrogenase, with product MQGKTVAVVGLGYVGLPLALAFGRVMNTVGFEISHDKIKAYQQGYDPTGEMDKVLFSQAEYLSYSTNAKDIKQAAFVVVAVPTPVDRAHQPDLTAVKNATAMVGQNLKQGTIVIFESTVYPGVTEDVCVPILEKESGLKCGEGFKVGYSPERVNPGDKVHRLETIVKVVSGQDEHTLEQVAQLYEQVIEAGVYRAPTIKVAEAAKVIENTQRDLNIALMNELAVIFDKMDIDTQDVLDAAGSKWNFLPFKPGLVGGHCIGVDPYYLTYKAEMMGYQPDVILAGRQINDGMGKFIAGVTIKKMIDADCKIKGAKVLVLGITFKENCEDIRNSRVIDVIEELQSFGVNVQVFDPVADADEVKKIYDIELVQLNELDAVQAVVAAVPHDEVMRINIEALAKKGKQGMPFLDVKSAFAKHKLTQAGFTVWRL
- a CDS encoding ComEA family DNA-binding protein; amino-acid sequence: MKKIMVVLMFLMSMMLAGEVYAGDMVNVNTATAAQLEMVKGVGPKTAAAIVAYRTEHGNFSSVAGLTAVKGVGDKKLQKIADGLTVDQKH
- the rodA gene encoding rod shape-determining protein RodA is translated as MNIFQRLDRVLLLCLLSLAVIGMATLYGAVHAGDLSIWYKQGVYWLLGIGAFTAMCFIPIRMVGMLVWPVYLFALLMLMLVPFVGDVQMGARRWINLGFANIQPSELMKWALVLLLAYWFAMREASSLRALGAALMFVGVPAGLIVIQPDLGTALVLCLAASAIILMAGFPWKWFLGLVAVSPIALYVLWHNMLDYQKGRVLSFLNPELDPLGKGYHVIQSSIAIGSGGIFGKGYLEGSQSRLHFLPEQHTDFIFAVLAEEGGLMASSVLFLLYGVLITRILTIALRAHSRFAGLACVGIASIFTLYVFVNIGMVSGMLPVVGVPLPFISYGGSALLSMLVALGLVMRVAIESDGQVSWQRPTSPLT
- the mrdA gene encoding penicillin-binding protein 2, producing the protein MWNQLEVRQRYDQRIYIFMVLLVCLMLLLLGRMIQLQWVQYSKHFTQSEDNRIHISPVLPTRGIMMDRFGQGLAVNEVSYKITLVPERVENLTSVFSSLQQLLGWSDKQIQRMQKRVHRARSDRAVLLMDQLTWSTVAPLAARLHKFSGVDVVAGTHRYYPHAIQTSHMVGYLSLVRDVDIKEGYLRMEYVGRSGLERIFEKRLHGHLGYRHEEVDAKGRRVALLKTIAPITGENIQLSLDVELQNVAAKALGKRTGAVVVMDVHTGEVLTLLSQPGYDSNKFITGLETAQWNAWLNDVQRPLLNRTTQAAYPPGSTFKMIPSFAGLAQGLKLARGSTQCPGYIELADRKIRCWKKQGHGHVDMHDALVHSCDVYFYEMGDALGMSRLTQEAKMWGFGERTGIHLPPESKGLLPKERPGMGRRSWYRGETMITAIGQGAVTVTPIQMARFAAAIANGGKILRPLVEKNKPIHVVRTLDIKASHLKIVRQAMRDVVADPRGTAHRALSRAKWTVAGKTGTAQVVMMANDEARTSSDAANHQDHAWFMGYAPFENPEIAIAVFVEHGGHGGSSAAPVARAVIDAWAEKQRVIHEQVSP